One segment of Bradyrhizobium sp. CB2312 DNA contains the following:
- the fdnG gene encoding formate dehydrogenase-N subunit alpha, which produces MRLTRRGFIQLTGAGLATSSLSALGFGNIGEVLGAAIRPFKLTATTETRNTCTYCSVACGILIYSMGDRAKNARSNIIHIEGDPDHPVNRGTLCPKGSALLDIVHAPTRLKVPKYRAAGSKEFKEVSWDFALGRIARLMKDDRDKNFIAKNKAGGTVNRWISTGMLAASASSSETAYATWKVARSLGMVVFDNQARVUHGPTVASLAPTFGRGAMTNTWQDIKNANVVIVMGGNAAEAHPCGFKWVIEAKIENAAKLVVVDPRFTRTASVADIYAPIRPGTDIAFLNGLIRYLLEKNAIQHEYVRAYTNASLIVKEGFDFEAGLFSGYNEETRSYDKSSWDYEFDEQGFAKADDSLQNPRCVINLLRKHVERYTPQMVSRICGTPQEKYLEICELIATTAVPDRAMTSLFALGWTQHSVGAQNIRAMAMVQLLLGNIGVAGGGMNALRGHSNIQGLTDVGLLSNAMPGYMNLPVDHEATFDDYMKTRGFKPLRPGQISYYQNTRKFFVSFQKAIYGDAARAENDWAYDWLPKLDVPLYDIIRAFEMMDKGEMTGYICQGFNPLQAFPDRGKIRRALGKLKFLVTMDPLDTETSRFWEDFGPQNPSDPASVQTEVFQLPTTCFAEENGSLVNSARWLQWHWKAADAPGEAKSDIWIMAGIFHRIRELYRQEGGTFPDPILSLTWNYTDPTDPNPDELAKDMNGRALVDLKDTSGAVIVHAGKLLDGFAQLRDDGTTSSGCWIFSGSFTEKGNQMARRDATDPREQGIAPSWAWAWPANRRILYNRASADPEGKAWNPRKPVIEWNGIQWVGLDVPDYTPTTKPSEGVGPFIMNAEGLGRLFSRDQMVEGPFPEHYEPFESPSANILHPKVQSNPAARVFADDMAAFGDPSKYPYVATTYRLTEHFHFWTKHARMNAVLQPEEFVEIGEALAKEKGIVQGGWVRVSSKRGFVVCKAYVTKRIRPMAVNGSAIHVIGVPLHWGFTGQARKGYGANTLTPSVGDANTQTPEFKAFLVDVEAANGPVA; this is translated from the coding sequence ATGAGGTTGACGCGTCGAGGCTTCATTCAGCTGACGGGGGCTGGGCTGGCAACATCCAGCTTGAGCGCTCTGGGTTTTGGCAATATCGGAGAAGTTTTGGGGGCCGCAATCCGGCCGTTCAAGCTCACCGCCACCACCGAGACACGCAACACGTGCACCTACTGCTCAGTTGCCTGTGGCATTCTCATCTACAGCATGGGTGACCGTGCCAAGAATGCGCGGTCCAATATCATCCATATCGAGGGCGATCCGGATCATCCGGTCAATCGAGGAACGCTGTGCCCGAAGGGCTCCGCGCTGCTCGATATCGTTCATGCTCCGACCCGGCTGAAAGTTCCGAAATACCGGGCGGCTGGCAGCAAGGAATTCAAGGAAGTGTCGTGGGACTTCGCGCTCGGTCGCATTGCGCGACTGATGAAGGACGATCGCGACAAGAATTTCATAGCCAAGAACAAGGCCGGGGGCACGGTTAACCGCTGGATCAGCACAGGCATGCTGGCCGCGTCCGCGTCGTCCAGCGAAACGGCGTACGCGACCTGGAAGGTCGCCCGTTCGCTGGGCATGGTGGTGTTCGACAACCAGGCGCGTGTCTGACACGGACCGACGGTGGCCAGTCTGGCCCCAACATTCGGTCGCGGTGCAATGACCAACACCTGGCAGGACATCAAGAATGCCAATGTGGTCATCGTCATGGGCGGCAATGCCGCCGAGGCGCATCCATGCGGCTTCAAATGGGTGATCGAAGCCAAGATCGAGAACGCAGCCAAACTGGTGGTGGTCGATCCCCGCTTCACGCGCACGGCCTCGGTGGCGGACATTTACGCGCCGATTCGACCGGGTACCGATATCGCGTTCCTCAACGGATTGATTCGCTACCTGCTGGAAAAGAACGCGATCCAGCACGAGTATGTGCGCGCTTACACCAACGCGAGCCTCATCGTGAAGGAGGGCTTCGATTTCGAAGCCGGACTGTTCAGCGGCTACAATGAGGAAACCCGCAGCTACGACAAGTCGAGCTGGGATTACGAGTTCGACGAGCAGGGGTTTGCCAAAGCGGACGACAGCCTTCAGAATCCTCGTTGCGTCATCAACCTACTGCGCAAGCATGTCGAACGATATACGCCCCAAATGGTGTCGCGGATCTGCGGGACCCCCCAGGAGAAATATCTCGAAATCTGTGAACTGATCGCAACCACGGCTGTGCCCGATAGGGCGATGACGAGCCTGTTCGCGCTCGGTTGGACCCAGCATTCGGTCGGCGCGCAAAACATTCGCGCCATGGCGATGGTCCAGTTGCTGTTGGGTAACATTGGTGTCGCCGGCGGCGGCATGAATGCGCTGCGTGGTCATTCCAATATCCAAGGACTAACCGACGTCGGTCTGCTGTCGAACGCGATGCCTGGTTATATGAATCTGCCGGTCGATCACGAAGCGACATTCGACGATTACATGAAAACGCGAGGTTTCAAGCCGCTGCGGCCGGGTCAGATCAGCTACTATCAGAACACCCGAAAGTTTTTCGTCAGTTTCCAGAAGGCGATCTATGGCGACGCTGCGCGCGCCGAGAACGATTGGGCTTATGACTGGCTGCCGAAGCTGGATGTCCCGCTCTACGACATCATCCGCGCCTTCGAGATGATGGATAAGGGCGAGATGACCGGTTACATCTGCCAGGGCTTCAATCCGTTGCAGGCGTTTCCCGACAGGGGCAAGATCCGCCGTGCTCTCGGCAAGCTCAAGTTTCTGGTCACGATGGATCCGCTGGACACCGAGACCTCGCGCTTCTGGGAGGATTTTGGGCCGCAGAATCCATCCGATCCGGCCAGTGTTCAGACCGAGGTCTTCCAACTGCCGACGACATGCTTTGCGGAAGAAAACGGCTCACTCGTCAACTCGGCGCGCTGGCTCCAATGGCACTGGAAGGCTGCCGATGCACCGGGTGAAGCCAAGTCCGATATCTGGATAATGGCCGGTATCTTCCACCGGATACGCGAACTCTATCGCCAGGAGGGCGGCACGTTCCCTGATCCGATCCTGAGCCTGACGTGGAACTACACGGACCCGACCGATCCCAATCCCGATGAACTCGCCAAGGACATGAACGGCCGTGCTCTGGTCGATTTGAAGGACACAAGTGGAGCCGTCATCGTGCACGCGGGAAAGCTGCTCGATGGCTTCGCGCAGCTGCGGGACGACGGCACGACCTCATCCGGCTGCTGGATTTTCTCGGGCTCCTTCACAGAAAAAGGCAACCAGATGGCGCGGCGCGATGCGACCGATCCACGCGAGCAAGGCATCGCCCCGAGCTGGGCCTGGGCTTGGCCTGCCAACCGGAGAATTCTCTACAACCGCGCCAGCGCTGATCCGGAAGGCAAGGCGTGGAATCCGAGGAAGCCGGTCATCGAATGGAACGGCATCCAGTGGGTGGGGCTCGATGTCCCCGATTACACTCCCACCACCAAGCCGTCGGAGGGAGTGGGTCCATTCATCATGAATGCCGAAGGCCTCGGGCGCCTTTTCTCGCGGGATCAGATGGTCGAAGGACCCTTTCCCGAACATTACGAACCGTTCGAATCGCCTTCGGCAAACATTCTGCATCCGAAAGTTCAATCCAATCCGGCCGCGCGCGTATTTGCTGACGATATGGCAGCGTTCGGCGACCCTTCGAAATACCCCTATGTGGCGACCACGTATCGCTTGACAGAACATTTCCACTTCTGGACCAAGCACGCGAGAATGAATGCTGTTCTGCAGCCGGAGGAATTCGTCGAGATCGGTGAAGCCCTTGCGAAGGAGAAGGGCATCGTTCAGGGGGGCTGGGTGCGCGTGTCCTCCAAGCGGGGATTTGTGGTGTGCAAGGCCTATGTCACGAAGCGCATTCGCCCCATGGCTGTGAATGGCAGCGCAATCCACGTCATCGGCGTTCCCCTGCATTGGGGATTTACCGGTCAGGCCCGGAAAGGGTACGGCGCCAACACCCTGACCCCGTCCGTTGGCGATGCCAACACGCAGACGCCGGAGTTCAAGGCCTTTTTGGTCGATGTCGAAGCAGCGAACGGCCCTGTGGCCTGA
- the fdxH gene encoding formate dehydrogenase subunit beta yields MADLQSQDIIRRSASTLTPPSVRSNVQEVAKLIDVSRCIGCKACQSACMEWNDLRPEIGHFEGSYDNPADLAPSVWTLMRFTEWENEQGNLEWLIRKDGCMHCEDPGCLKACPAPGAIVQYANGIVDFVSDNCIGCGYCLKGCPFDIPRINPVDHKSYKCTLCSDRVGVGLEPACVKACPTGAIMFGAKSDMTDYAQDRIEDLKSRGFENAGLYDPPGVGGTHVMYVLHHADKPSIYAGLPDKPHVSSLVSFWKGIIKPVALAGVGLTALAGLLHWITAGPNEVQPRDEADAERLSQTGEQS; encoded by the coding sequence GTGGCAGATCTCCAGTCCCAAGACATTATCCGGCGGTCAGCCTCGACTTTGACGCCGCCGTCGGTTCGCAGCAATGTACAGGAAGTCGCGAAGCTCATCGACGTCAGCCGCTGCATCGGGTGCAAAGCATGCCAGTCCGCCTGCATGGAATGGAACGATCTGCGACCCGAGATCGGCCACTTCGAAGGATCTTACGACAATCCCGCGGATCTGGCGCCCAGTGTCTGGACGTTGATGCGCTTCACCGAATGGGAGAACGAACAGGGCAATCTCGAATGGCTGATCCGCAAGGACGGCTGCATGCATTGCGAAGATCCCGGTTGCCTGAAGGCCTGTCCTGCTCCGGGAGCGATCGTGCAATATGCCAACGGGATCGTCGATTTCGTCAGCGATAATTGCATTGGTTGCGGCTATTGCCTGAAGGGTTGTCCATTCGACATTCCACGCATCAATCCGGTCGATCACAAGTCCTACAAGTGCACCTTGTGCTCGGACCGTGTCGGAGTGGGACTAGAGCCAGCATGCGTGAAAGCGTGTCCGACCGGCGCGATCATGTTCGGCGCGAAGAGCGACATGACGGATTATGCTCAGGATCGTATTGAAGATCTGAAGTCGCGCGGATTCGAAAATGCCGGGCTCTACGATCCCCCTGGGGTGGGCGGCACCCATGTTATGTACGTCTTGCATCATGCCGATAAGCCGTCGATCTATGCCGGATTGCCCGACAAGCCTCATGTCAGCAGCTTGGTCAGCTTCTGGAAGGGGATTATCAAGCCGGTGGCCCTAGCGGGCGTCGGCCTCACGGCGCTCGCCGGTTTGCTTCATTGGATCACGGCTGGACCGAATGAGGTGCAGCCTAGGGATGAAGCCGACGCCGAGCGTTTGTCGCAGACAGGTGAGCAGTCATGA
- a CDS encoding formate dehydrogenase subunit gamma gives MTYPKGALVRYGIAGRINHWITAGCFVLLVLSGLSMFHPMLFFLSQLFGGGQWTRAVHPWIGVILMVSYSGLIIQFWRDQTWTKDDLAWTKAMDHVLANEEEGVPEVARFNAGQKFVFWAMALLVSALFFSGLMIWEVYFFPYSTIEQQRVALLVHSLAAIAAIVIWIVHVYAGLWIRGSLRAMMHGWVTPGWAYRHHRKWFRSLVDTGSRGPSPNGSAVPVRKSQ, from the coding sequence ATGACATATCCGAAAGGGGCGCTCGTGCGTTACGGGATAGCCGGTCGGATCAATCACTGGATCACGGCAGGGTGTTTTGTGCTGCTCGTATTGTCGGGCCTCTCGATGTTTCATCCCATGCTGTTCTTTCTCTCGCAGCTGTTCGGCGGCGGCCAATGGACGCGGGCGGTCCATCCCTGGATCGGCGTGATTTTGATGGTCAGCTATAGCGGGTTGATCATTCAGTTCTGGCGCGATCAAACGTGGACGAAGGATGACCTTGCGTGGACCAAAGCCATGGATCATGTGCTGGCCAATGAAGAGGAGGGCGTACCGGAAGTCGCGCGCTTCAACGCCGGCCAAAAATTCGTCTTTTGGGCGATGGCGCTGCTCGTGTCAGCACTTTTTTTCAGTGGTCTGATGATCTGGGAAGTCTACTTCTTCCCATATTCGACGATCGAGCAGCAGCGCGTCGCTTTGCTCGTACATAGTCTGGCGGCGATCGCGGCGATCGTCATCTGGATCGTCCACGTTTATGCCGGCCTGTGGATTCGTGGCTCGTTGCGGGCCATGATGCACGGCTGGGTGACGCCGGGGTGGGCCTACCGACACCACCGGAAATGGTTTCGCAGCCTCGTCGACACCGGATCTCGAGGTCCGTCTCCGAACGGCAGCGCCGTGCCTGTGAGGAAGAGCCAGTGA
- the fdhE gene encoding formate dehydrogenase accessory protein FdhE, translating to MKQGGFAPEGKWTGHAPGGVNAPAPILLPDPGRRFADTALRLETLAPGHPMQEWLCFMAELAHAQAVAVNMLPPLKALEQVVVDHAVRARTPPLDPDRYRRDAAWRDGLRILLDHFESSQSPIRMVVARLRKLEPAAIETMADEFLHGSIDTADAAPALYIAAALQVYFSHMAAKLEVNSLRLLPQRGLCPCCGSTPSVGLVTATGQIPGARYLCCSLCATAWNHVRAACITCGGSRSVSLEAIDGDAGIVKAETCNDCHTYAKMIYLAQDTKADPVADDLASLGLDILVAESGWSRHAPNPLLLVAR from the coding sequence GTGAAACAAGGCGGATTCGCACCCGAGGGAAAGTGGACCGGACACGCGCCTGGCGGCGTCAACGCGCCCGCGCCGATCCTCCTTCCCGATCCCGGCAGGAGATTTGCCGATACTGCGCTGCGACTGGAAACACTCGCTCCGGGACATCCAATGCAGGAATGGCTCTGCTTCATGGCGGAACTGGCTCACGCTCAGGCCGTGGCGGTCAACATGCTTCCGCCTCTCAAGGCTCTGGAACAAGTGGTCGTCGATCACGCCGTGCGAGCCCGTACCCCGCCGCTCGACCCGGATAGATATCGCAGGGATGCGGCCTGGCGTGATGGTCTCCGCATACTGCTGGACCACTTCGAGAGCTCCCAGAGCCCGATCAGGATGGTCGTTGCCAGATTGCGCAAACTTGAACCTGCTGCGATCGAAACCATGGCAGACGAGTTTCTCCATGGAAGTATCGATACGGCGGATGCCGCGCCGGCATTGTACATCGCGGCTGCACTGCAGGTCTATTTCAGCCACATGGCCGCGAAGCTGGAGGTCAACTCGCTTCGGCTGCTGCCGCAGCGCGGATTGTGCCCCTGCTGCGGGTCGACTCCGAGCGTTGGCCTGGTGACGGCCACCGGGCAGATCCCAGGCGCGCGCTATCTTTGTTGCTCATTATGCGCCACGGCCTGGAATCATGTTCGGGCCGCCTGTATCACCTGCGGCGGGTCGAGATCCGTCTCCCTTGAAGCCATCGACGGTGATGCGGGGATCGTCAAGGCCGAGACCTGCAACGACTGCCACACCTACGCCAAGATGATCTATCTTGCACAGGACACGAAAGCCGACCCCGTTGCGGATGACCTTGCCTCATTGGGACTCGACATTCTGGTCGCCGAGTCCGGCTGGTCGCGTCATGCGCCCAATCCGCTTCTCCTCGTTGCTCGCTGA
- a CDS encoding permease, with product MKASIRQTSFVNPAPGWIVFLLIALAGLFYVKWFPYYNRAFVAAANHSIGSSILMGTANAPPAPSWEAALGYASAYGKAIWQAMVLGLLLGSAVQALLPVQWIARLFGGIGFASVARGALLSLPGMMCTCCAAPVVVGLRERESSPGAAISFWLGNTVLNPATLIFMGFVLGWNWTALRFGLGILMVFGVGYLVNRTMTPDEAELADRRIAQLAAETTVSGSFTRWLDILRRMAVRLIPEYIILVLLLGAARAWLFPHAGPEIHNTVGWIIGLAIAGTIFVIPTAGEVPIVQAMLSLGVGVGPAAALLMTLPPVSLPSLAIISRSFRPQTLLLVTLCVVAFGVAGGLLAMTLNF from the coding sequence ATGAAAGCCAGCATCCGACAGACGAGCTTCGTCAATCCGGCACCGGGATGGATCGTCTTTCTGCTGATCGCCCTGGCCGGCCTTTTTTATGTGAAGTGGTTTCCCTACTACAACAGGGCCTTCGTGGCCGCGGCCAACCATTCGATTGGATCATCGATCCTGATGGGAACGGCGAACGCCCCGCCTGCACCATCCTGGGAGGCCGCTCTCGGCTACGCATCGGCCTATGGCAAGGCCATTTGGCAGGCAATGGTTCTGGGTCTGCTGCTCGGCTCCGCAGTCCAGGCGCTGCTACCGGTTCAGTGGATCGCGAGGTTGTTCGGCGGCATCGGCTTCGCCAGCGTCGCTAGGGGCGCCCTGCTCTCGCTTCCGGGCATGATGTGCACCTGCTGTGCTGCACCGGTGGTCGTCGGTCTCCGTGAGCGCGAATCTTCTCCAGGCGCCGCAATCTCGTTCTGGCTCGGCAATACCGTGCTGAACCCGGCGACGCTGATCTTCATGGGCTTTGTGCTGGGTTGGAATTGGACAGCACTGAGATTTGGCCTCGGCATATTGATGGTGTTTGGCGTCGGCTACCTGGTGAACCGGACGATGACTCCGGACGAGGCGGAACTAGCCGACCGGAGGATTGCGCAGCTCGCCGCCGAGACCACCGTTTCCGGAAGCTTCACGCGCTGGCTGGACATTCTACGGCGTATGGCCGTGCGCCTTATTCCGGAATACATCATCCTCGTGCTGCTGCTCGGAGCGGCGCGGGCCTGGCTATTCCCCCACGCGGGCCCAGAAATCCACAATACGGTTGGATGGATCATCGGCCTCGCGATCGCCGGTACGATCTTCGTCATTCCAACCGCAGGCGAAGTACCGATCGTCCAGGCGATGCTGTCCCTCGGCGTCGGTGTCGGTCCCGCGGCAGCGCTGTTGATGACACTGCCGCCGGTCAGCTTGCCCTCCTTAGCGATCATCTCCCGTTCGTTCCGGCCACAGACGCTCCTGCTCGTGACATTGTGCGTGGTAGCATTCGGTGTCGCGGGTGGATTGCTGGCAATGACACTGAACTTCTAG
- the selD gene encoding selenide, water dikinase SelD: MPVSFMRLTDLAHGGGCGCKLAPSVLQQLLANQPAALPYAQLLVGTETSDDAAVWQIDDKICVIATTDFFMPVVDDPYDFGRISATNALSDVYAMGGKPIMALAILGMPLGKLPLNAVSQILEGGASACAQAGIPVAGGHSIDSAEPIYGLAVIGLCSPENVRRNSGARAGDALILTKGIGVGIYSAAFKKLALSDEAYSEMIASTTLLNRIGHVLAQDDDVHGVTDVTGFGLLGHGLELARGGGVALTIAQASIPFLERAEALAEAGYITGASGRNWESYGHQVSLPPCLPAWQRALLTDPQTSGGLLVSCRSDRAETIRAMIEAEGYPRAMIIGSVAAGEPGVRVV, encoded by the coding sequence ATGCCGGTTTCGTTCATGCGTCTGACAGATCTCGCCCATGGCGGCGGTTGTGGCTGCAAGCTTGCGCCCTCCGTTCTGCAGCAATTGCTCGCCAATCAGCCGGCAGCGTTACCTTATGCCCAACTTCTCGTCGGCACCGAGACGAGCGACGACGCCGCCGTTTGGCAGATCGACGACAAGATATGCGTCATCGCCACGACGGATTTTTTCATGCCCGTCGTGGACGACCCTTACGATTTCGGAAGGATTTCCGCCACCAACGCGTTATCGGACGTCTATGCGATGGGTGGAAAGCCGATCATGGCTCTCGCGATTTTGGGCATGCCGTTGGGCAAGCTGCCGCTCAACGCCGTCAGCCAAATCCTCGAAGGTGGCGCATCTGCCTGCGCCCAGGCGGGCATCCCGGTGGCCGGCGGGCACTCAATCGACTCCGCGGAGCCAATCTACGGCCTCGCCGTGATTGGACTGTGCAGTCCCGAAAATGTCCGTAGGAACTCGGGAGCCCGTGCTGGTGATGCGCTGATCCTGACCAAGGGAATCGGCGTCGGGATATACTCTGCGGCATTCAAGAAGCTTGCTCTGTCCGACGAGGCCTATTCGGAGATGATTGCTTCCACAACGCTGTTGAACCGGATTGGTCATGTCCTGGCGCAGGACGACGACGTGCACGGCGTCACGGATGTCACCGGCTTCGGTCTGCTCGGTCATGGCCTCGAACTGGCACGCGGCGGTGGCGTGGCGCTAACTATCGCGCAGGCGAGCATTCCTTTCCTTGAGCGCGCCGAAGCACTCGCTGAAGCCGGCTATATCACCGGGGCGTCGGGCCGCAACTGGGAAAGCTACGGGCATCAGGTCTCACTGCCGCCCTGCCTTCCGGCCTGGCAACGCGCGCTGCTCACAGATCCGCAGACGTCCGGCGGACTTCTCGTCAGTTGCAGATCGGATCGGGCTGAAACGATCCGCGCGATGATCGAGGCGGAGGGTTATCCTCGGGCTATGATCATCGGCAGCGTCGCGGCCGGCGAACCTGGTGTTCGAGTCGTCTAA